One Candidatus Neomarinimicrobiota bacterium DNA segment encodes these proteins:
- the priA gene encoding primosomal protein N', whose product MSNETIVNIAFPIGTHQTFSYLVPDQYSRQIEIGSRVIAPLGRRKSQGYIVEIDPEIGENIRKKLKPIIKIIDDEPLFTEELVKLLKWISTYYLTPFGKVLHTALPSEIQVRKSVTYKRLISDEKLESNGDFPGLLNIPREQDVRESTFLEQTDLTQGELRTLLEEEYIVREIQYQPPAGRKVQTVKLERTVRDNFDAFLDDLDGRAVAQKRLLKELRNHTDWLPAAQAVQLADTGYSSLRSLEEKSLVQVQEKPVVQDPLQVYGEPIKKEVKYTTDQQAAIDAVLEGVGSEEFHPYLLYGVTGSGKTEIYLRAADEVLEKGQQVIMLVPEIALTPQTARRFRGHFGERVTLWHSNMSAGERAYTWRKIAAGDYGVIVGARSAIFAPVKNLGLIIIDEEQENSYKQSDPDPRYHARDAAMVRARNNDAVVILGTATPSLESYFNAVQNKYTMLELPERHTDAVPPSIRLVDMKKEREETAEYPYFLSVDLVEGIEARLKREEQIILLQNRRGFAPILQCMDCGWHAECPKCDISMTYHKTGNYLLCHYCDAEMAPLIQCPDCMGDKLQYTGMGTQRAEELLDERFPDARIVRMDADSTTQSGSHRKILDAFDQHEYDILLGTQMIAKGLDFPNVTLVGVLNADTGLFFPDFRAQERTFQLLAQVSGRSGRAEKPGEVIIQTSAIDDYAIKCATQNEFGQFYNRTLSDRNELDYPPFSRLANITVRGPRRDRVEELAAKIGHNLFSGKGKMQVLGPAPAPMERIRGNYHWRLTIKSRKEEDPTGSKLRQLLRTALLPMKEYPSSGNYRINLDIDPGDML is encoded by the coding sequence ATGAGTAACGAAACTATCGTAAATATTGCGTTTCCCATCGGTACGCATCAGACGTTCAGCTATCTGGTGCCCGACCAATATTCCCGGCAGATTGAGATCGGCTCACGGGTCATTGCGCCGCTGGGCCGGCGGAAATCCCAGGGATATATCGTCGAGATCGATCCGGAGATCGGGGAGAATATCCGCAAAAAGCTGAAGCCAATAATCAAAATTATCGACGATGAACCGCTCTTTACCGAGGAGTTGGTCAAACTCCTGAAATGGATCAGCACTTACTATCTTACACCGTTCGGGAAGGTGTTGCACACCGCACTACCCTCGGAAATACAGGTGCGGAAGTCGGTAACTTATAAACGATTGATATCCGATGAAAAGCTGGAGAGTAACGGAGATTTCCCCGGTCTGCTCAACATTCCCAGGGAACAGGATGTCCGGGAATCCACGTTTTTGGAGCAAACTGATCTCACTCAGGGGGAACTCCGGACCCTGTTGGAGGAAGAATATATTGTCAGGGAAATTCAGTACCAGCCGCCGGCGGGGCGAAAAGTCCAGACCGTCAAGCTGGAACGCACTGTCCGTGACAACTTCGATGCCTTTCTGGACGATCTGGATGGCCGGGCTGTCGCACAGAAGCGTCTACTCAAGGAGCTTCGAAATCATACTGACTGGCTTCCGGCAGCGCAGGCGGTGCAGCTGGCGGATACCGGGTATAGCAGTCTCCGAAGCCTGGAAGAGAAATCGTTAGTCCAGGTGCAGGAAAAGCCGGTAGTACAGGATCCACTGCAGGTCTACGGCGAGCCAATCAAGAAAGAGGTAAAATATACCACGGACCAGCAGGCGGCTATCGATGCTGTGTTGGAGGGAGTCGGTTCAGAGGAATTTCATCCATACCTGTTATATGGCGTCACCGGCAGTGGAAAGACTGAGATCTATCTTCGGGCGGCGGATGAAGTCCTGGAAAAAGGACAACAGGTGATAATGTTGGTGCCCGAAATTGCCTTAACTCCGCAAACGGCCAGACGTTTTCGTGGCCATTTCGGCGAGCGGGTCACATTGTGGCACAGCAATATGAGCGCCGGCGAGCGCGCCTATACCTGGCGGAAAATCGCCGCCGGGGATTACGGCGTCATCGTTGGCGCCCGGAGCGCCATCTTTGCCCCTGTAAAAAATCTCGGCCTCATTATTATCGACGAGGAGCAGGAGAATTCGTACAAGCAGTCTGACCCCGATCCTCGATATCACGCCAGAGATGCCGCTATGGTACGCGCCAGGAATAACGATGCGGTTGTAATCCTTGGCACGGCCACACCGAGTCTGGAGTCCTACTTTAACGCTGTGCAGAATAAATATACCATGCTGGAATTGCCGGAGAGGCATACGGACGCCGTGCCCCCGTCCATTCGGTTAGTGGACATGAAGAAGGAGCGGGAGGAGACCGCAGAGTACCCATACTTTCTGAGTGTTGATTTAGTGGAAGGAATCGAGGCGCGGCTAAAGAGGGAAGAACAGATCATTTTATTGCAGAACCGCAGGGGGTTTGCACCAATCCTCCAGTGCATGGATTGCGGCTGGCATGCCGAGTGCCCCAAGTGCGACATCTCCATGACCTATCACAAAACCGGGAATTATCTGCTGTGTCATTATTGTGATGCAGAGATGGCGCCGCTGATTCAGTGCCCCGATTGTATGGGCGACAAGCTTCAATACACCGGCATGGGCACCCAGCGGGCAGAGGAGCTGCTGGATGAACGCTTTCCGGATGCCCGGATTGTCCGGATGGATGCGGATTCCACGACTCAATCCGGCTCCCACCGAAAGATCCTGGATGCATTCGATCAGCATGAGTACGACATCCTGCTGGGCACCCAGATGATTGCCAAGGGACTGGACTTCCCGAACGTGACGCTGGTCGGCGTGCTGAACGCAGATACCGGTCTCTTCTTCCCGGATTTCCGGGCGCAGGAACGAACGTTCCAGCTGCTGGCGCAGGTGAGCGGTCGCAGCGGTCGCGCCGAGAAGCCGGGAGAGGTGATAATCCAGACCTCGGCCATTGATGATTATGCCATCAAGTGCGCCACACAGAATGAATTCGGACAGTTCTATAATCGCACATTATCAGATCGAAATGAGCTGGATTACCCGCCGTTCAGCCGGCTGGCGAATATCACCGTCCGCGGTCCGCGTCGGGACCGGGTGGAAGAACTGGCAGCGAAGATTGGGCATAACCTCTTTTCCGGGAAGGGAAAAATGCAGGTTCTCGGCCCGGCGCCGGCGCCCATGGAGCGCATCCGGGGGAACTATCACTGGCGGCTGACCATTAAATCCCGCAAAGAGGAGGATCCCACGGGATCGAAGCTACGGCAACTATTGCGGACTGCGCTGTTGCCAATGAAGGAATATCCGAGTTCAGGGAACTATCGCATTAACCTGGATATTGATCCCGGGGATATGTTGTGA
- the plsY gene encoding glycerol-3-phosphate 1-O-acyltransferase PlsY codes for MIQIVLIIVLSYLVGSIPTSIIVGKVVFGKDVRNYGSGNAGGTNAWRTFGWKAGLFVMLADLGKGVVATLFVSQLPAPDLFSYEAIQLMAGCAAVIGHIWTIFARFNGGKGVGTAAGMLLALYPVATLICIGVFGIVIMLSGYVSLGSLSAALALPIVLWIMDATGWRLVSPTLFYFSIPVVILIYFTHRANIKRLIKGTENRFEKIRLFSENK; via the coding sequence ATGATACAAATCGTCCTTATAATCGTTCTGAGCTATCTGGTCGGCTCCATTCCCACCAGTATCATCGTGGGAAAAGTCGTATTCGGCAAGGATGTCCGGAATTACGGCTCCGGAAACGCCGGCGGGACCAACGCCTGGCGGACCTTCGGATGGAAGGCGGGCCTGTTCGTGATGCTGGCTGACCTGGGAAAAGGCGTTGTAGCCACGCTTTTTGTTTCTCAGTTGCCGGCACCGGATCTGTTCTCATACGAAGCCATCCAGTTGATGGCCGGGTGCGCCGCCGTCATCGGGCACATCTGGACGATCTTCGCCCGTTTCAACGGTGGCAAAGGCGTAGGCACGGCGGCAGGTATGCTGTTGGCGCTCTATCCAGTCGCAACGCTCATCTGTATCGGCGTCTTTGGAATTGTTATCATGCTCTCCGGCTACGTTTCCTTAGGCTCCCTTTCTGCAGCGTTGGCATTGCCCATCGTCCTCTGGATTATGGACGCCACCGGCTGGCGGCTGGTGAGTCCGACGCTCTTTTACTTTTCAATCCCTGTAGTCATCCTGATTTATTTTACCCACCGGGCAAACATTAAACGTCTGATCAAGGGGACCGAAAACCGGTTTGAGAAAATCCGTCTCTTTTCAGAAAATAAATAG
- a CDS encoding DegV family EDD domain-containing protein, with protein MQIRYLNGIRLKRAIIAGSNSVISNREYLNKINVFPVADSDTGTNMASTLQNMMNGLVTCMDHSVDKISRVAADAALMGARGNSGAILAQFLHGLAEEFSDNITVSTKSFGAAVSNAVDYAYDAISNPREGTILTVIREWAHHVHEKAQHTDDFVEVLRESIGAAKDSLSHTPDHLHVLKQAGVVDAGARGFVDLLEGMANFIKRGKIRELKQLQVEIQETGPNITDEMGEIAFQFCTECIIEGTDIDHKDLRSALSDMGDSLIIAGSRTKTKVHVHTNDPRQVFRIAEKWGKITGEKADDMRDQFRSAHTKHGDIALVVDTACDMPRDLVERFNIQMVPLRVLFGDKTYVDKLSLTPDDFYQMMRNNPDTHPSTSQPTPADFLNKFEFLSSHYDNVLCLSLSGGLSGTYQSAMTAVRNGEFDANIEIIDTKNLTVGAALIVRKVAEAIEDGASIEEATSLAKSLVPRTKLLVAVPSLESLIRGGRVSKMKGLIANLLNLKPVIRIDEDGKAEQFGTVFGVEGGKKKIFKLLQERLDSSVPLDFAIAHVDAMDDAKSFAERIENEFTLNHDIFIQDASPVLAAHAGFGVVAIAYIEPAGAE; from the coding sequence ATGCAGATACGGTATTTAAACGGTATACGGCTGAAGCGTGCAATCATTGCCGGCTCCAATAGTGTGATCAGTAATCGGGAATATTTGAACAAAATTAACGTATTTCCGGTGGCGGACAGTGACACCGGCACCAATATGGCCAGCACACTCCAAAACATGATGAACGGACTGGTCACCTGTATGGATCATTCCGTGGATAAAATCAGTCGGGTGGCAGCCGATGCCGCGTTGATGGGTGCCCGGGGCAACAGTGGAGCAATCCTGGCGCAGTTTCTCCACGGTTTGGCCGAAGAATTCTCCGATAATATCACCGTCAGCACAAAGTCGTTTGGCGCCGCAGTCAGTAACGCCGTTGATTATGCATACGATGCTATTTCCAATCCCAGAGAGGGGACGATTCTGACGGTCATTCGGGAGTGGGCGCACCATGTCCATGAAAAAGCCCAGCACACCGACGATTTTGTGGAGGTCCTCCGGGAATCCATTGGCGCAGCCAAGGATTCCCTTTCCCATACACCCGATCATCTGCATGTACTGAAGCAGGCTGGCGTGGTCGATGCCGGCGCCCGGGGCTTCGTAGATTTGCTGGAAGGCATGGCGAATTTTATTAAGCGCGGAAAAATCCGTGAACTCAAGCAGCTCCAGGTGGAGATTCAGGAGACCGGGCCGAACATTACTGATGAAATGGGAGAGATAGCATTTCAGTTCTGTACCGAATGCATTATTGAAGGGACTGACATCGACCACAAGGATTTGCGATCCGCGCTGTCCGATATGGGGGATTCGCTGATTATCGCCGGTTCAAGAACAAAGACGAAAGTCCATGTCCACACGAACGATCCCAGACAGGTCTTCCGCATTGCGGAAAAGTGGGGGAAAATCACCGGAGAAAAAGCCGACGATATGCGGGATCAGTTCCGTTCGGCCCACACCAAACATGGTGATATAGCGCTTGTTGTGGATACCGCATGCGATATGCCCAGAGATTTAGTGGAACGGTTTAACATTCAAATGGTACCGCTTCGTGTTCTTTTCGGTGATAAAACGTATGTGGATAAACTCTCACTCACACCGGATGATTTCTACCAGATGATGCGGAATAATCCGGATACCCATCCCTCGACTTCCCAGCCGACCCCGGCCGATTTCCTGAACAAATTCGAGTTTCTTAGCTCACATTATGACAACGTGTTGTGCTTGAGCCTGTCCGGCGGACTGAGCGGAACCTATCAGTCCGCGATGACGGCAGTCCGGAACGGCGAATTCGACGCCAATATCGAGATCATCGATACCAAAAACCTGACAGTCGGAGCTGCACTCATTGTCCGAAAAGTCGCCGAGGCTATTGAGGATGGGGCATCCATCGAGGAAGCTACATCTCTGGCAAAATCCCTGGTACCGCGGACGAAACTGCTGGTGGCTGTGCCATCTCTGGAATCGTTAATCCGTGGCGGCCGGGTGAGCAAGATGAAAGGCCTGATCGCCAATCTGCTGAACCTGAAGCCGGTGATTAGAATTGATGAAGACGGCAAAGCGGAGCAGTTTGGCACGGTATTCGGCGTGGAAGGCGGTAAGAAGAAGATTTTTAAACTTCTGCAGGAACGGCTCGACTCCTCCGTCCCTCTCGATTTTGCCATCGCCCATGTAGATGCCATGGATGATGCAAAATCCTTCGCGGAACGGATCGAAAATGAATTTACCCTGAACCACGATATCTTCATCCAGGATGCGTCGCCGGTATTGGCTGCTCACGCCGGATTCGGGGTAGTAGCTATTGCCTACATTGAACCTGCTGGAGCAGAGTGA